In Lycium ferocissimum isolate CSIRO_LF1 chromosome 11, AGI_CSIRO_Lferr_CH_V1, whole genome shotgun sequence, a single genomic region encodes these proteins:
- the LOC132037074 gene encoding probable prolyl 4-hydroxylase 10, whose protein sequence is MYLSDVEEGGETVFPAAKGNFSAVPWWNELSECGKGGLSVKPKMGDALLFWSMKPDATPDPSSLHGGCPVIKGNKWSSTKWMRIHEYNV, encoded by the exons ATGTACTT ATCAGATGTTGAAGAAGGTGGAGAAACTGTATTTCCTGCTGCCAAGGGAAATTTTAGTGCGGTTCCTTGGTGGAATGAGCTATCTGAATGTGGAAAAGGTGGACTCTCTGTAAAACCAAAGATGGGTGATGCTTTGCTTTTCTGGAGCATGAAGCCTGATGCTACTCCTGATCCTTCAAGCCTGCACG GTGGGTGCCCCGTGATTAAGGGTAACAAATGGTCATCTACGAAATGGATgcgtattcatgaatacaacgttTAA